ATATCGTTGCCTTGAGGTGCTCATACCTCCCTTTCAAACCTATCCACAATTCAAGTGGATCTTTCAATGTTAGGTATTCAACCTTCAGACATTCATCAAGATGATGACGAAGGAAAATCATAACATTCGCTTTATCCTGACTTGATATCGTATTTCCTTCGATTATACTATCACCAAGACCCTTAGCAGTAAGGTGAATTTCAGCATCAAGTACCCATGACAAATAGTTTTTTCCAGAATTGTCAAGTGCCACAAATTCAAGATTTGACAAATTCGACATAATGGAAACTATCATAAATGGTAAATAATGTTCAAATGATAAAgtataatatgattatataatatattatatgtt
The nucleotide sequence above comes from Solanum pennellii chromosome 9, SPENNV200. Encoded proteins:
- the LOC107030107 gene encoding uncharacterized protein LOC107030107 is translated as MSNLSNLEFVALDNSGKNYLSWVLDAEIHLTAKGLGDSIIEGNTISSQDKANVMIFLRHHLDECLKVEYLTLKDPLELWIGLKGRYEHLKATILPRARYEWMHLWFQDYKP